A stretch of the Vigna radiata var. radiata cultivar VC1973A chromosome 7, Vradiata_ver6, whole genome shotgun sequence genome encodes the following:
- the LOC106768968 gene encoding sodium/pyruvate cotransporter BASS2, chloroplastic isoform X1, with protein MASMSINILRDHKVGPYDALLKPSFRTPIWKKFRNSHLEVKGHSESGRRLATRSDLRGPVVAIVEFPLTLQGSRRRNSQICNKATTDISGDIPESAGELSQYEKVIETLTILFPVWVILGAIIGICKPTAVTWLEKDLFTLGLGFLMLSMGLTLTFEDFRRCLRNPWTVGVGFLAQYLIKPMLGFAIVMTLKLSAPLATGLILVSCCPGGQASNVATFISKGNVALSVLMTTCSTIGAIIMTPLLTKLLAGQLVPVDAVGLAVSTFQVVLVPTVVGVLANEFFPKFTSKIIIVCPLIGVILTTLLCASPIGLVSDVLKAQGAQLVLPVVFLHAAAFTLGYWFSRISFGESTSRTISIECGMQSSALGFLLAQKHFKNPLVAVPSAVSVVCMALGGSALAVFWRNRPIPLDDKDDFKE; from the exons ATGGCTTCTATGTCTATCAACATTCTCAGAGACCATAAGGTAGGGCCGTATGATGCACTGCTTAAGCCGAGCTTTCGCACTCCCATTTGGAAGAAGTTTCGTAATTCCCATCTGG AAGTAAAAGGCCACTCTGAGAGCGGAAGAAGGTTGGCAACTCGAAGCGACTTGCGAGGTCCAGTTGTTGCTATTGTAGAATTTCCCTTAACCCTTCAAGGATCTAGAAGAAG GAACTCTCAAATATGTAACAAGGCTACTACAGACATATCTGGAGATATTCCTGAAAGTGCTGGTGAGTTGAGCCAGTACGAGAAAGTGATTGAAACCTTAACAATTCTTTTTCCTGTTTGG GTCATCTTGGGGGCCATTATCGGCATTTGCAAGCCAACTGCT GTAACTTGGTTGGAGAAAGATCTTTTTACACTTGGCTTGGGCTTCCTCATGCTCTCTATGGGCTTGACATTGACATTTGAGGATTTCAGAAGGTGTCTGCGAAATCCGTGGACT gTGGGTGTAGGGTTTCTTgcacaatatttaattaaaccCATGCTAGGCTTTGCCATTGTAATG ACTCTAAAACTTTCAGCTCCTCTTGCAACTGGTCTTATTCTGGTCTCATGTTGTCCCGGAGGTCAGGCATCAAATGTGGCAACATTCATATCCAAGGGAAACGTTGCACTGTCTGTTCTTATGACAAC GTGTTCAACCATTGGAGCTATTATAATGACCCCACTTCTTACAAAGCTTCTTGCTGGTCAACTCGTTCCAGTTGATGCTGTT GGCCTGGCAGTTAGTACCTTTCAGGTTGTTTTAGTCCCAACGGTTGTGGGAG TTTTGGCAAATGAGTTTTTTCCTAAGTTCACTTCAAAGATAATCATTGTCTGTCCTTTGATTGGAGTCATTTTGACCACTCTCCTCTGTGCAAGCCCA ATTGGGCTAGTTTCTGATGTATTAAAAGCTCAAGGAGCACAATTAGTATTGCCAGTTGTTTTCCTACATGCTGCTGCATTTACTCTTGGTTATTGGTTTTCAAGAATATCATTTGGCGAATCCACATCACGCACCATATCTATAGAGTGTGGAATGCAG AGTTCTGCACTAGGGTTTTTACTCGCTCAGAAGCACTTCAAAAATCCCCTTGTGGCTGTGCCTTCTGCTGTGAGTGTTGTCTGCATGGCG CTTGGTGGGAGTGCTCTTGCTGTGTTTTGGAGGAACAGACCAATTCCCCTTGATGACAAAGACGACTTCAAGGAATGA
- the LOC106768968 gene encoding sodium/pyruvate cotransporter BASS2, chloroplastic isoform X2, whose amino-acid sequence MEKKRKKNPCSLSHFQKLLLLMCFGITICQLHISSIWCRNSQICNKATTDISGDIPESAGELSQYEKVIETLTILFPVWVILGAIIGICKPTAVTWLEKDLFTLGLGFLMLSMGLTLTFEDFRRCLRNPWTVGVGFLAQYLIKPMLGFAIVMTLKLSAPLATGLILVSCCPGGQASNVATFISKGNVALSVLMTTCSTIGAIIMTPLLTKLLAGQLVPVDAVGLAVSTFQVVLVPTVVGVLANEFFPKFTSKIIIVCPLIGVILTTLLCASPIGLVSDVLKAQGAQLVLPVVFLHAAAFTLGYWFSRISFGESTSRTISIECGMQSSALGFLLAQKHFKNPLVAVPSAVSVVCMALGGSALAVFWRNRPIPLDDKDDFKE is encoded by the exons atggaaaagaaaagaaaaaagaacccCTGCTCCCTCTCACATTTCCAAAAGTTGCTTTTATTGATGTGTTTTGGAATAACAATTTGCCAATTACATATAAGCAGCATCTGGTGTAG GAACTCTCAAATATGTAACAAGGCTACTACAGACATATCTGGAGATATTCCTGAAAGTGCTGGTGAGTTGAGCCAGTACGAGAAAGTGATTGAAACCTTAACAATTCTTTTTCCTGTTTGG GTCATCTTGGGGGCCATTATCGGCATTTGCAAGCCAACTGCT GTAACTTGGTTGGAGAAAGATCTTTTTACACTTGGCTTGGGCTTCCTCATGCTCTCTATGGGCTTGACATTGACATTTGAGGATTTCAGAAGGTGTCTGCGAAATCCGTGGACT gTGGGTGTAGGGTTTCTTgcacaatatttaattaaaccCATGCTAGGCTTTGCCATTGTAATG ACTCTAAAACTTTCAGCTCCTCTTGCAACTGGTCTTATTCTGGTCTCATGTTGTCCCGGAGGTCAGGCATCAAATGTGGCAACATTCATATCCAAGGGAAACGTTGCACTGTCTGTTCTTATGACAAC GTGTTCAACCATTGGAGCTATTATAATGACCCCACTTCTTACAAAGCTTCTTGCTGGTCAACTCGTTCCAGTTGATGCTGTT GGCCTGGCAGTTAGTACCTTTCAGGTTGTTTTAGTCCCAACGGTTGTGGGAG TTTTGGCAAATGAGTTTTTTCCTAAGTTCACTTCAAAGATAATCATTGTCTGTCCTTTGATTGGAGTCATTTTGACCACTCTCCTCTGTGCAAGCCCA ATTGGGCTAGTTTCTGATGTATTAAAAGCTCAAGGAGCACAATTAGTATTGCCAGTTGTTTTCCTACATGCTGCTGCATTTACTCTTGGTTATTGGTTTTCAAGAATATCATTTGGCGAATCCACATCACGCACCATATCTATAGAGTGTGGAATGCAG AGTTCTGCACTAGGGTTTTTACTCGCTCAGAAGCACTTCAAAAATCCCCTTGTGGCTGTGCCTTCTGCTGTGAGTGTTGTCTGCATGGCG CTTGGTGGGAGTGCTCTTGCTGTGTTTTGGAGGAACAGACCAATTCCCCTTGATGACAAAGACGACTTCAAGGAATGA